In one Eschrichtius robustus isolate mEscRob2 chromosome 15, mEscRob2.pri, whole genome shotgun sequence genomic region, the following are encoded:
- the RAD51AP2 gene encoding RAD51-associated protein 2, translating into MSFTQRGPQVVELGEPASPLPPPDDPDSPPPRSKRPRLEEPGGVSEAGWRLPLVPRLSEAEKVWESSARPFKALLVSAKEIFDNSTDSRVEKSVGERQMCNLGCRNSRFEMKSCLRSLPSQSFDSGLKASRTSCEPGLYDREPFGVHCSDRSGTEAGQLPNASIHDGQAIKNEDGKPYLLQGRDNSQEGNNCTKQAENSFVDVTFYKETKSTFHDIKSRCKADSVMPSNKKENSISASTLKISKSQTQPSMEIGKPSYFRDCSTISIPEFPTDLNSKMSSVYLKEIMKKNDKNEACVRDFTNIHWSQNRPDVKKQKLQDDEKTVDAENIFSECYGSNHQSLSNQSVRARKKDLISLHYYNHCSIKSDAMDSAKNFTIKLENANWEEAETCLDSYMSTRSEKLKSWDCNIILRKNRKNCWIMDSYKTECENMKTTGEILNLQQLLETDLLSKENYHNTEVMKTHEGKSEPLMIETLGSQKALIKIFWLKGKGENDNMLQLRCYTTQKDFHLSSIFENFITGIFYFLKSISGNQKDNNILTWYGILKCKTQIDVQNLITRNMNVNRNNDILSIYLQTSVLDLLNTILKTNITSLLNNFDSLTIIENDSKLEEGCIFKWVIYLNYPKNVTVKKLISSSSMTIKNIHFPIFETYEKIPLLMDFDDIDEIFLTKEISYKNRSCPERLMSVGNWVHCSPKTVKTHVKSCPQFIQIQKYINKKTYEISMQNQDLYYEGKQKHNKINRFNFKCIFEDFFNIKQQAIQASHDKKHNEQTHLTTITPVLTFGDLISEIEEKKYDLILKEEVKVTAQSLTNSCQVHEDIKIEKEEKKSFYSTEGIFFVQPVSLMSKKVGVEETKYVNRNNVADRNESENIFQESELANSKHFHPKNDSSECFNLQFETHLSVGNNECFQDVSAKCLSRDALTIVNDFEMKSKFDLVLEELHMFHEISTENEILSTVETNNGQENYFVENNDVEEVKTEIKKGLKMGTENKISSSSLLCDTIAGPNTRKKHQNLFKWKKVPKNGEQEVPNEYCCLRTSEEELLYSTSKEGCEKPSPERPAFFSDEFKEEKFNYLLKGGGNFSYGISRVLPVKTCSRPIRIGLSRKAKLKRLHPYLQ; encoded by the exons ATGTCGTTCACGCAGCGCGGGCCTCAGGTTGTGGAGCTCGGGGAGCCTGCTTCCCCTTTACCGCCTCCTGACGACCCTGATTCCCCACCACCCCGTAGTAAGCGGCCCCGTCTTGAGGAGCCCGGTGGTGTTTCTGAGGCGGGGTGGAGGCTGCCTTTGGTGCCTCGCTTGTCTGAGGCGGAGAAAGTCTGGGAGTCGTCGGCCAGACCCTTCAAGGCGCTCCTGGTTTCAGCTAAGGAGATTTTTGATAACTCCACAGACTCGCGTGTGGAGAAGTCTGTCGGTGAGAGGCAGATGTGTAATCTGGGATGCCGAAATAGCAGGTTTGAGATGAAGAGTTGTTTGCGGTCTCTCCCCTCACAAAGTTTTGATTCTGGTTTGAAGGCTTCTAGAACGTCTTGTGAACCAGGGCTGTATGACAGAGAGCCCTTCGGTGTGCATTGCAGTGATAGATCTGGAACAGAGGCTGGTCAGCTGCCCAACGCCTCTATACATGATGGACAGGCAATTAAAAACGAGGATGGAAAACCATATTTACTCCAGGGGAGAGACAATAGCCAGGAGGGCAATAATTGCACAAAACAGGCAGAAAATTCATTTGTAGATGTTACCTTTTACAAGGAAACCAAATCAACGTTTCATGATATTAAGAGCAGATGTAAAGCTGACAGCGTTATGCcatcaaataaaaaagaaaatagcatttCAGCATCTACACTAAAAATATCAAAATCTCAAACCCAGCCCagcatggaaattggcaaacccAGCTATTTTAGAGATTGCAGCACGATAAGTATCCCTGAGTTTCCAACTGATTTAAATAGCAAAATGTCTTCTGTctatttaaaggaaataatgaagaaaaatgacaaaaatgaggCATGTGTGAGGGATTTCACAAACATTCACTGGTCCCAAAATAGACCTGATGTTAAGAAGCAAAAGTTACAGGATGATGAAAAAACTGTGgatgcagaaaatattttttctgaatgTTATGGAAGTAACCACCAGTCACTCAGCAACCAAAGTGTTCGTGCGAGAAAAAAAGACTTGATCAGTTTACACTACTATAATCACTGTAGTATCAAGTCTGATGCAATGGACTCTGCAAAGAATTTCACTATAAAACTAGAAAATGCAAATTGGGAAGAGGCAGAAACAtgcctggacagctacatgtctaCCAGATCGGAAAAACTGAAAAGCTGGGACTGTAacattattttgagaaaaaataggaaaaattgtTGGATTATGGATAGTTACAAAACTGAAtgtgaaaatatgaaaacaactgGAGAAATATTGAATTTGCAACAATTATTAGAAACAGATCTTTTAAGCAAAGAAAATTATCACAATACAGAAGTCATGAAAACACATGAAGGAAAATCAGAGCCTCTCATGATAGAAACACTGGGTAGTCAAAAagctttaataaaaattttttggttAAAAGGTAAAGGAGAAAACGATAATATGCTACAGTTGAGATGTTACACTACACAAAAAGACTTTCATTTAAGcagtatttttgaaaatttcattacaggaattttttatttccttaaaagtaTTTCAGGAaatcaaaaagataataatatCTTAACCTGGTATGGAATTTTGAAGTGTAAAACTCAAATTGATGTTCAAAATCTAATAACTAGGAATATGAATGTCAAtagaaataatgatattttaagcATATATTTACAAACCAGTGTTTTAGACCTTCTAAATACTATATTGAAAACCAACATAACATCTTTGCTCAATAACTTTGACTCTTTAACAATAATTGAAAATGATTCTAAATTAGAAGAGGGATGCATTTTCAAATGGGTAATATATTTGAATTATCCAAAAAACGTTACAGTGAAAAAACTTATCAGTTCCTCCAGTATGACGATTAAAAACATACACTTTCCAATTTttgaaacatatgaaaaaattccCCTTTTAATGGACTTTGATGACATCGATGAAATTTTTTTGACAAAAGAAATTAGTTACAAGAATAGGAGTTGTCCTGAACGACTCATGAGTGTGGGAAACTGGGTGCACTGTAGTCCTAAAACTGTTAAAACACATGTTAAGTCTTGTCCTCAATTTATACAGATCcagaaatatattaataaaaaaactTATGAAATAAGTATGCAGAACCAAGATTTATATtatgaaggaaaacaaaagcataatAAGATCAacagatttaattttaaatgcatatttgaAGATTTCTTCAATATTAAGCAACAGGCTATACAGGCAAGCCATGACAAAAAACACAATGAACAAACCCATCTGACGACTATAACTCCGGTGCTAACTTTTGGGGACTTGATAAgtgaaattgaagaaaaaaaatatgacttAATTTTGAAGGAGGAAGTAAAAGTCACAGCACAAAGTTTAACAAACAGTTGCCAAGTTCATGAAGATATTAagatagaaaaggaagagaaaaagagtttTTATTCAACGGAAGGCATATTTTTTGTGCAACCAGTTTCATTAATGAGTAAGAAAGTAGGTGTGGAAGAAACTAAATATGTTAATCGAAATAATGTAGCTGACAGAAATGAATCTGAGAATATATTTCAAGAAAGTGAGTTAGCTAATTCAAAGCATTTTCATCCAAAGAATGACTCTTCAGAATGTTTTAATCTTCAATTTGAAACTCATTTGAGTGTAGGGAACAATGAATGTTTTCAGGACGTATCTGCCAAGTGTTTATCAAGAGACGCTCTGACAATAGTAAACGATTTTGAGATGAAGAGTAAATTTGATTTAGTACTTGAAGAACTTCATATGTTTCATGAAATTAGTACGGAAAATGAAATTCTAAGCACTGTGGAAACCAACAATGGGCAAGAAAATTACTTTGTAGAAAATAATGATGTTGAAGAGGTAAAAACGGAGATTAAGAAAGGTTTGAAAATGGgtacagaaaacaaaatatcttCATCTTCTTTGCTCTGTGATACAATAGCAGGTCCTAATACACGTAAAAAACACCAAAAtttgtttaaatggaaaaaagtacCCAAAAATGGAGAGCAGGAAGTTCCTAATGAATATTGCTGTCTAAGAACATCAGAGGAAGAATTACTCTATTCTACTTCTAAGGAAG GTTGTGAAAAACCTTCACCTGAAAGACCAGCTTTTTTCTCTGAtgaatttaaggaagaaaaatttaattatttactgAAGGGAG GTGGCAACTTTTCATATGGAATTTCAAGAGTACTACCTGTTAAGACATGCAGTCGACCAATCAGAATTGGTTTGTCAAGAAAAGCTAAGCTTAAACGACTTCATCCCTATCTGCAATAA